The Streptococcus oralis DNA window TTTCTTAACAACTTATAGGTCCCTGTCTTGTCATCTATAGAATCAATACAAATAGCTAGCATCATTTCCGCTCCCTTCCTCTCTGGTCGCTACTATATGACATTATACCATACAGGTGAGCTGATTCTTAAGAAACTAAAGAGGGCGTTTCCGTTCCGATTGCAGAGTTAGATCTAATTCAGCCCGTTGTACAGTTACTTAAACCTTGAGAGTACAAAAACTATTCTTACTTGTGATATAGCGTACAGGTGGTTGTACAGTTACTTAAATCTTGAGAGTACAAAAACTAGCCGATGCTGTTCCGCTTGCGTCAAATGGTTGTACAGTTACTTAAATCTTGAGAGTACAAAAACAATTCATAAATTCTGAGTTAGGTCGGGAGAGTTGTACAGTTACTTAAATCTTGAGAGTACAAAAACCGATATAGACCATATTGTCTACATAGTACCGTTGTACAGTTACTTAAATCTTGAGAGTACAAAAACCAAGCTAGCGTGATATTGTACTGGCTCAGAGTTGTACAGTTACTTAAATCTTGAGAGTACAAAAACATCCGGTTTAAATGCTTTAGTCTTTTCGACGTTGTACAGTTACTTAAATCTTGAGAGTACAAAAACTGGCGGTTGGGATTGGGATGGTGATATGTAGTTGTACAGTTACTTAAATCTTGAGAGTACAAAAACCATTTTCGAAGCGTTCTACAAGTTTTTCCGGTTGTACAGTTACTTAAATCTTGAGAGTACAAAAACAACGTGCAAACAGAATATCAAATTTAAGATGTTGTACAGTTACTTAAATCTTGAGAGTACAAAAACTATGGAACAGCTAAAGGAACTTACACAAAGTTGTACAGTTACTTAAATCTTGAGAGTACAAAAACCGACCTCGTGGCCCTCGCGCCATTTTGCATGTTGTACAGTTACTTAAATCTTGAGAGTACAAAAAACTCAAATTCGTCAATTTTGATTTTTGTTCCCTCAAAAACATTATAAAGCCTTGAATCTCACTCGTCAATACTATTCTTCCAAATATTTCAATAACATTGGATTGATTGATTCAATACGGAATTTTGTTTTCATTTTGTACTGATACAAATTATTCAAAATTTTTAATGCTACTTGATCTTCTACAGATAAACTCATATAGAGAATGTCCGAGCTAAATAAATAGGATCCAATTTTTCTTAAAGAAGTTAAAAATTCTCGTTCATCAGGTATTTGATTTATTGGATACTGATTGGTAAAGCGATCATACATAAATTCTAGCGAATAAAAATGATCAACATAATCGGAAACAATATTGATTTCCTCTAAAACTTCTTTCTTGACATGAAGATAACCTTCATTGGAAGGAAATGAAACAATATATAATGAATCACTATGATTAGTCAAAAACTCCATTTTCTCGCAACATTCAACAAAATCATTAAAGGATAGAAAATCATCCAAATTTCGTAAGACAAGCAAAAACTTTTCAGAACTGTTCGTCGCCATAACTTCTATCATGGAAAGAAATAATAAAAACTTTGTCTTATTGTCTACAAATTCAAAGGATATATTTTTATTATTTTTCCCAAAGTATGGTAAAAAATTCTTTTGAATCAATTGATCCGTATTAAAATATTTTGCTTCGGTATGATAGATAATGTCATCTAGTTGAAGATTCAACTTCAGATTCAGTAATAATGAAATCCTATCCAAGTTATCATTGATATTTTCAATTTGCTCCATTATCTCTATAGAAGTAATCTTTTTCTTTATATAATCATAAGCTACTGTCCCTTTTTTATATTCCATTTGTTCAATCAAATCATTGATATTGGACACTTGAATTACACTAAATTCTGACCGTGAAACCATTGTATCGTCTATTAGTATTTTAGGCTCATTTTGTTCAAATAGAACTAAATCTTCCTCACTATATTTTTTTCCTCCAAAATACCACAATAGTATCTGCCAAATATAGTATTTTAATTGCTGATCTTGACCTACAATTTGAGTAAATTGACCAAAACTTAATGAAATATTATCCTTATACGGATGACTAATGTTCATTTTCATATAACTACCAACTTATTATCACTGACTACTTCTTCTTGCTTTGTTTTTCCACCTATAATCAAAACCATTTCAGAAAATTGTTTTTCAGTCACTGCTAGCAAACGGACATTCCCACTTGGTAAATTACTTTGACTTAATTTTTTATAGAATTTGCTCGCAAAACTTCGATTAGGACAGGTTCGATAATAGACAGAAAACTGTAACATCTCAAAACCATTTGCTATTAAGTCTTTTCGAAAATTACGATAGACTCTTTTTTCTTGATTTGTTTCCATTGGTAGATCAAAAAAACACAATAATCTCAATGCTTCATACCTCATTTCTTTAGCTCCATTCTACACTCGACACCATTGGACAGTAAAATTTACTGGAATCCTTATCAGAGATACATTTTAGAAAACCCTTGACATATTTATCCATTGCTACCGTTACAGAACACGTTTCTTTCCCATAACGAATCTTTGCGTTCAGTGTATCCGTCAACGCAAGACGAAATTCATATTTCAAATACTCTTCATCTCGTAAATTTTGATAAACCCAGACATCGATAATCTGCCGAAAAGGTTCCATTAGATCATCAACCAGGTTAAATTGGTTATATTCATTCTTATGAAAAATTCCTATTAAGGGATTCAAACCATACCCAGAAATAATACGTGCCATTTGCGCTCTCATGATTGCATAACCATAATTTAGACCAGCATTGATGACATCCGTTTCCTGTTGTGTAAGACGTACGAATTTTTTTCCAAAGAGTTCGTTAAAATAGACTTTTGCAGCATGACCTTCGCGGTTGGTTTTATCTCCATATTCAATATGATCTTTATAGTCTGCTAATAATTGAATGCAATCAATATTCTTCTCAAACATTGCAAGAACATCTTGCTGATTGTTTATTTTGAAATAAGTAACTATCTGCCATAATTTATCTTTCTGTTCCTGCGTCCACAATAATTGCTCCTGTAATTTTTTATAGGCTCTAAAATGGCCATTTTGAGAATGATAAATTCCTGTAGGCAAGTGCTCATTATCACAGACAATTAAAGCAATATTATACTTACTTAAAGCACTTAATAACCTTAAAGTTACAACAGTCTCCC harbors:
- the csn2-St gene encoding CRISPR-associated protein Csn2-St gives rise to the protein MKMNISHPYKDNISLSFGQFTQIVGQDQQLKYYIWQILLWYFGGKKYSEEDLVLFEQNEPKILIDDTMVSRSEFSVIQVSNINDLIEQMEYKKGTVAYDYIKKKITSIEIMEQIENINDNLDRISLLLNLKLNLQLDDIIYHTEAKYFNTDQLIQKNFLPYFGKNNKNISFEFVDNKTKFLLFLSMIEVMATNSSEKFLLVLRNLDDFLSFNDFVECCEKMEFLTNHSDSLYIVSFPSNEGYLHVKKEVLEEINIVSDYVDHFYSLEFMYDRFTNQYPINQIPDEREFLTSLRKIGSYLFSSDILYMSLSVEDQVALKILNNLYQYKMKTKFRIESINPMLLKYLEE
- the cas2 gene encoding CRISPR-associated endonuclease Cas2, whose product is MRYEALRLLCFFDLPMETNQEKRVYRNFRKDLIANGFEMLQFSVYYRTCPNRSFASKFYKKLSQSNLPSGNVRLLAVTEKQFSEMVLIIGGKTKQEEVVSDNKLVVI
- the cas1 gene encoding type II CRISPR-associated endonuclease Cas1, with the protein product MTWRIVHVCQSEKMQLKLDNLLIKKMGQDYVIPLSDISIIVAEGGETVVTLRLLSALSKYNIALIVCDNEHLPTGIYHSQNGHFRAYKKLQEQLLWTQEQKDKLWQIVTYFKINNQQDVLAMFEKNIDCIQLLADYKDHIEYGDKTNREGHAAKVYFNELFGKKFVRLTQQETDVINAGLNYGYAIMRAQMARIISGYGLNPLIGIFHKNEYNQFNLVDDLMEPFRQIIDVWVYQNLRDEEYLKYEFRLALTDTLNAKIRYGKETCSVTVAMDKYVKGFLKCISDKDSSKFYCPMVSSVEWS